The Caloenas nicobarica isolate bCalNic1 chromosome Z, bCalNic1.hap1, whole genome shotgun sequence genome has a segment encoding these proteins:
- the LOC136002101 gene encoding sperm-associated antigen 4 protein-like — protein MLRLWTQDAPQVLLGQPAADLLDLRNTLSAWGEQSQEVKQLRDELVRLAAEIGTMMEEVQQMRDTMSATTQLSDWSLRSAGAAIDLQRSFSSCTGFSSVFWFLCAPPQLDTFVQPDTSPGYCWPFRGSQSEVLIRLPMLIQPTTVTIQHTSKAASPLGTVSSAPRDFTVSGLAEEGKEETLLGTFTYNVQKEPTQTFTLQNGKPRAFQLLKLGIRSNWGKRGYTCIYRVQVHGEIVETNAVRHTHVETLPQ, from the exons ATGTTGAGGCTGTGGACACAGGATGCGCCGCAG GTGCTGCTAGGGCAGCCTGCAGCTGACCTGCTTGACCTGCG GAACACGCTGTCTGCGTGGGGGGAACAATCCCAAGAAGTGAAACAGCTGAGAGATGAGCTGGTGcgcctggctgcagagatcgGCACTATGATGGAG gAAGTTCAGCAAATGAGAGACACAATGTCTGCAACCACGCAGTTGTCTGACTGGTCTCTGAGAAGTGCAG GGGCTGCCATTGACCTGCAGAGATCGTTCAGCAGCTGTACAGGCTTCAGCAGTGTGTTTTGGTTCCTGTGTGCTCCACCACAGCTGGATACCTTTGTGCAG CCGGATACGTCCCCGGGATACTGCTGGCCTTTCCGAGGGTCTCAGAGCGAGGTGCTAATCCGGTTGCCCATGCTAATACAGCCGACGACCGTCACCATACAACACACCTCAAAGGCAGCCTCTCCGCTGGGCACCGTCAGCAGTGCCCCCCGAGATTTCACTGTCTCT GGACTGGCTGaggaaggcaaggaagaaaCTCTGCTGGGGACCTTCACCTACAACGTGCAGAAAGAACCGACCCAGACCTTCACTCTGCAG AATGGGAAGCCCAGAGCCTTCCAGCTTTTGAAGCTCGGCATACGGAGCAACTGGGGAAAACGAGGATACACCTGCATTTATCGAGTGCAGGTGCATGGGGAGATTGTGGAAACAAATGCCGTCCGCCACACACATGTGGAGACCTTACCTCAATAG
- the LOC136002100 gene encoding uncharacterized protein LOC136002100 translates to MVSTQRSGPANRTHHHAKERYTLDCGFFHPGSILAQPSTRLSRLGVDNDTLQNYSISESFGERLKSFFSWASSVAEDGNSLALCQLSPGGVLSGQAQKLAGDFPFCPGWGRERLLREHNGLPWRGEEAGAARAPDGEGPHATGLRNMKRRLSPGVSTVKEIITLKKKRLCTILILMILGALGERSPAVSGLAEAQTGVCCGSLLLMLRLWTQDAPQVLLGQPAADLLDLRNTLSAWGEQSQEVKQLRDELVRLAAEIGTMMEEVQQMRDTMSATTQLSDWSLRSAGAAIDLQRSSSSCTGFSSVFWFLCAPPQLDTFVQPDTSPGYCWPFRGSQSEVLIRLPMLIQPTTVTIQHTSKAASPLGTVSSAPRDFTVSGLAEEGKEETLLGTFTYNVQKEPTQTFTLQNGKPRAFQLLKLGIRSNWGKQGYTCIYRVQVHGEIVETNAVRHTHVETLPQ, encoded by the exons ATGGTGTCTACACAACGATCGGGGCCTGCAAATAGAACCCATCACCACGCCAAAGAGAG GTACACCTTGGATTGTGGTTTTTTCCACCCCGGCAGTATTTTGGCCCAGCCTTCCACCAGGCTTTCCAGGTTGGGAGTGG ACAACGACACCCTCCAAAACTATTCCATCTCAGAATCTTTTGGTGAACGACTAAAATCCTTTTTCAGTTGGGCTAGTTCAGTTGCAGAGGATGGAAACTCCTTG GCGCTCTGCCAGCTGTCTCCAGGAGGAGTTCTGAGCGGACAGGCGCAGAAGCTTGCCGGAGACTTTCCTTTCTGCccaggatggggaagagaaaggctCCTCAGGGAGCACAACGGGCTGCCCTGGCGAGGcgaggaggcaggagcagcccgggcACCAGATGGCGAGGGTCCGCACGCCACAGGGCTGCGGAACATGAAG AGACGCCTCAGCCCGGGAGTCTCCACCGT gaaagagatCATCACCTTGAAAAAGAAGAGGCTCTGCACGATCCTCATCTTGATGATCCTAGGTGCTCTAGGTGAGCGTTCGCCCGCCGTCAGCGGACTCGCAGAGGCGCAGA CTGGTGTTTGCTGCGGGAGCTTGCTGCTGATGTTGAGGCTGTGGACACAGGATGCGCCGCAG GTGCTGCTAGGGCAGCCTGCAGCTGACCTGCTTGACCTGCG GAACACGCTGTCTGCGTGGGGGGAACAATCCCAAGAAGTGAAACAGCTGAGAGATGAGCTGGTGcgcctggctgcagagatcgGCACTATGATGGAG gAAGTTCAGCAAATGAGAGACACAATGTCTGCAACCACGCAGTTGTCTGACTGGTCTCTGAGAAGTGCAG GGGCTGCCATTGACCTGCAGAGATCGTCCAGCAGCTGTACAGGCTTCAGCAGTGTGTTTTGGTTCCTGTGTGCTCCACCACAGCTGGATACCTTTGTGCAG CCGGATACGTCCCCGGGATACTGCTGGCCTTTCCGAGGGTCTCAGAGCGAGGTGCTAATCCGGTTGCCCATGCTAATACAGCCGACGACCGTCACCATACAACACACCTCAAAGGCAGCCTCTCCGCTGGGCACCGTCAGCAGTGCCCCCCGAGATTTCACTGTCTCT GGACTGGCTGaggaaggcaaggaagaaaCTCTGCTGGGGACCTTCACCTACAACGTGCAGAAAGAACCGACCCAGACCTTCACTCTGCAG AATGGGAAGCCCAGAGCCTTCCAGCTTTTGAAGCTCGGCATACGGAGCAACTGGGGAAAACAAGGATACACCTGCATTTATCGAGTGCAGGTGCATGGGGAGATTGTGGAAACAAATGCCGTCCGCCACACACATGTGGAGACCTTACCTCAATAG